The proteins below are encoded in one region of Neisseria macacae ATCC 33926:
- a CDS encoding PAAR domain-containing protein → MKGIIRLGDATTHGGVVVQASSDMVIEGKPAALVGDLVSCPIPGHGTNPIIEGSQYMSFKGRDVAVDGCKTACGCALISSMPTVGSD, encoded by the coding sequence ATGAAAGGTATTATCAGGCTGGGAGATGCGACTACTCATGGAGGCGTTGTGGTTCAAGCGTCTTCGGATATGGTCATTGAAGGAAAGCCTGCCGCTCTGGTAGGCGATTTGGTTTCTTGCCCCATACCCGGGCATGGCACCAATCCGATTATCGAAGGCAGTCAATATATGTCGTTTAAAGGGCGCGATGTCGCTGTGGACGGTTGTAAAACTGCATGCGGCTGCGCTTTGATCAGCAGTATGCCGACTGTCGGAAGCGACTAA
- a CDS encoding FAD-binding domain-containing protein, whose product MQAHTLVWFRRNLRIRDNAALSAAVKRGLPVAGVWVARRSSEIPNPRQDWFHYQAAAALHGLLAARGVALYAVNRVEELPALATRLNVQTVIADEAYTSSEIGQDNRIWRILDEQGVAFERVNDRAIFAKAEIMGSHGAPYTDFPHYKEAWLALFRQRFGGRDAGGGLAEIFQTTSVEMPSFPAWNGQQDMVSAQRGGEDEADKQWRKFKENIRFYPIMKDFPTRKGTSRLSAYLSAGCISPRVLAAEAAGQGADAWLDNLIRRDFYQQLAYHRARIEPESAAESAPFSDDLTERWRQGETGFPLIDAAMRSLKSSGWLHPALRSLTAEFLCGILHQPSEHGIAWFAAQQTDFDPALNEGNWQTAARNARRCSIDIIQTARRLDPDGTFVRRHIPELAHLPVNLVHTPWLASSEIDAHGYPPPVVAP is encoded by the coding sequence ATGCAAGCACATACATTGGTCTGGTTCCGCCGCAACCTGCGCATACGCGACAACGCCGCGTTGTCCGCCGCCGTGAAGCGGGGATTGCCTGTGGCAGGCGTGTGGGTGGCGCGGAGGTCGTCTGAAATCCCCAATCCGCGTCAGGATTGGTTTCATTATCAGGCGGCGGCGGCTTTGCATGGCTTGCTGGCGGCCCGTGGCGTGGCTTTGTATGCGGTGAACCGTGTGGAAGAATTGCCTGCTTTGGCGACGCGGTTGAATGTTCAGACCGTAATTGCAGACGAAGCCTATACGTCGTCTGAAATCGGGCAAGATAACCGCATTTGGCGGATTTTGGATGAACAAGGCGTTGCGTTCGAGCGTGTTAACGACCGTGCCATATTCGCCAAGGCAGAAATCATGGGCAGTCACGGCGCGCCTTATACCGACTTCCCGCATTATAAAGAAGCGTGGCTGGCTTTGTTTCGGCAGCGGTTCGGCGGGCGGGATGCGGGAGGCGGACTCGCTGAAATTTTTCAGACGACCTCTGTTGAAATGCCGTCATTTCCTGCGTGGAACGGGCAGCAGGACATGGTTTCCGCACAACGTGGCGGCGAAGATGAAGCGGATAAGCAATGGCGGAAGTTCAAAGAAAATATCAGGTTTTATCCGATTATGAAGGATTTTCCCACCAGAAAAGGCACCAGTCGATTGAGTGCGTATTTGAGCGCAGGCTGCATTTCGCCGCGCGTGTTGGCGGCCGAAGCCGCAGGGCAGGGCGCAGATGCTTGGTTGGACAACTTGATTCGGCGCGATTTCTATCAGCAGCTTGCCTATCACCGCGCCCGCATCGAGCCTGAATCTGCTGCTGAATCTGCGCCGTTTTCAGACGACCTGACGGAACGCTGGCGGCAGGGGGAAACAGGTTTCCCGCTTATCGATGCCGCCATGCGCAGCCTGAAATCGAGCGGCTGGCTGCATCCCGCCCTGCGCTCCCTGACGGCGGAATTTTTGTGCGGCATCCTGCATCAGCCGTCCGAACACGGCATCGCTTGGTTCGCCGCGCAGCAAACCGATTTTGACCCCGCGTTGAACGAAGGCAACTGGCAAACCGCCGCCCGCAATGCCCGCAGGTGTTCCATCGATATTATCCAAACCGCCCGCCGGCTTGACCCGGACGGCACATTCGTCCGCCGCCATATCCCCGAGTTGGCGCATCTGCCCGTCAATCTCGTCCATACCCCGTGGCTCGCCTCGTCTGAAATTGATGCACACGGCTATCCGCCACCCGTCGTCGCGCCCTAG
- a CDS encoding DUF817 domain-containing protein has protein sequence MLGKLDTWLMEHPKRDDLHGWRRFAVEFWFFGLKEARACLFAGLFFIAMFLIPKTGWLGISRYDLLLIFAVSVQAAMLYFKLETWDEVKSITLFHLVGFALEWFKTSGDIQSWSYPDEAYTKIGGVPLFAGFMYAAVGSYIIQAWRLFNIRIKSHPPYWLSTLCALAIYVNFFTHHYLGDYRWYLAAFALGLYARTTVLYTPYDTTRKMPLLLAFVLIGFFIWLAENLGTLFGVWRYPNQIGAWASVHISKWSSWALLVMMTFTIVANLKHVKHTISVSKD, from the coding sequence ATGTTGGGCAAACTGGATACTTGGCTGATGGAACACCCGAAACGGGATGATTTGCACGGTTGGCGTCGTTTTGCGGTCGAATTCTGGTTTTTTGGACTGAAAGAAGCGCGCGCCTGTTTGTTTGCAGGTTTGTTTTTCATTGCCATGTTCCTGATTCCGAAAACAGGCTGGCTGGGGATTTCGCGCTATGACCTACTGCTGATTTTTGCAGTCTCCGTGCAGGCTGCGATGCTGTATTTCAAGCTGGAAACGTGGGACGAAGTGAAATCGATTACGCTGTTTCACTTGGTGGGCTTTGCTTTGGAGTGGTTCAAAACATCGGGCGACATCCAGTCTTGGAGCTATCCGGACGAGGCATACACCAAAATCGGCGGCGTGCCGCTGTTTGCAGGCTTTATGTATGCGGCGGTCGGCAGCTACATCATCCAGGCTTGGCGGCTCTTTAATATCAGAATCAAAAGCCATCCGCCGTATTGGTTGAGCACATTGTGCGCGCTGGCAATTTACGTCAATTTTTTCACTCATCACTATCTCGGCGACTACCGCTGGTATCTCGCCGCATTCGCACTCGGGCTGTATGCGCGGACAACTGTTTTATACACGCCCTATGACACTACCCGAAAAATGCCGCTTCTGCTGGCGTTCGTCCTCATCGGTTTTTTCATTTGGCTGGCGGAAAACTTAGGGACTTTGTTCGGCGTTTGGCGTTATCCCAACCAAATCGGCGCATGGGCATCGGTACACATCAGCAAATGGAGTTCGTGGGCCTTGCTGGTGATGATGACGTTTACCATCGTGGCGAATTTAAAACACGTCAAACACACCATCAGCGTTTCTAAAGACTAA
- the argC gene encoding N-acetyl-gamma-glutamyl-phosphate reductase, with product MNQKIKAGIVGATGYTGVELLRLLSTHPNVEVTAITSRSEAGIAIADYFPSLRGIYDLTFQTPDQARLDQCDVVFFATPNGVAMKEAPALLNQNVRIVDLSADFRIQDIPTWEQWYGMRHASPDIIPQAVYGLSEMNRDTIANARIVANPGCYPTCVSLPLLPLLQQGRLKAHMPLIADCKSGVSGAGRKGNIGSLFCEAGDNFKAYGIGGHRHLPEIKQTIRTLQADIADGFVFTPHLTPMIRGMHATLYLHLEDGCHPEEILREYYRDSPFVDILPAGSTPETRSVRGANLCRISIQQAPQSDVWIALSVIDNLVKGAAGQAIQNMNIMFGFDEQLGLQNAPLLP from the coding sequence ATGAATCAAAAAATCAAAGCCGGCATCGTCGGCGCAACAGGCTACACCGGCGTAGAACTGCTCCGCCTGCTCAGCACGCACCCCAATGTCGAAGTAACCGCCATTACCAGCAGGAGCGAAGCGGGCATTGCCATTGCTGATTACTTTCCCAGTTTGCGCGGCATTTATGACTTAACCTTCCAAACGCCGGACCAAGCCCGACTGGATCAATGTGACGTCGTGTTCTTTGCCACACCCAACGGCGTCGCCATGAAGGAAGCACCCGCGCTTCTGAACCAAAACGTCCGTATCGTCGACCTATCCGCCGACTTCCGCATCCAAGACATCCCGACATGGGAACAATGGTACGGCATGCGCCACGCCAGCCCCGATATTATCCCGCAAGCCGTATACGGATTAAGCGAAATGAACCGCGACACCATTGCCAACGCACGCATCGTTGCCAACCCCGGCTGCTATCCTACCTGCGTTTCACTGCCCTTATTGCCTTTGTTGCAACAAGGTCGTCTGAAAGCACACATGCCATTGATTGCCGACTGCAAATCCGGCGTCTCCGGCGCAGGGCGCAAAGGCAACATCGGTTCACTCTTCTGCGAAGCGGGCGACAATTTCAAAGCATACGGTATCGGCGGACACCGCCACCTTCCCGAAATCAAACAAACCATCCGAACATTGCAGGCAGACATTGCCGATGGTTTTGTCTTCACTCCGCACCTCACACCCATGATACGCGGTATGCACGCAACCCTTTACCTGCATCTTGAGGACGGTTGCCATCCCGAAGAAATACTTCGCGAATACTATCGGGACAGCCCCTTTGTCGACATCCTTCCTGCCGGTTCCACACCCGAAACACGCAGTGTCCGCGGAGCCAATTTGTGCCGCATCAGCATCCAGCAAGCGCCGCAATCCGACGTTTGGATTGCCTTGTCCGTCATCGATAATTTAGTGAAAGGCGCAGCAGGACAAGCCATTCAAAACATGAACATCATGTTCGGTTTTGACGAACAACTCGGTCTGCAAAACGCCCCGCTACTCCCCTGA
- a CDS encoding S24 family peptidase, producing the protein MDTFKDRLAFLWKDEARQAKIAADIDMTIAGFSRIWNEGGLPKSETLKKIKQLKGCSIDWLLTGEGEPFPNTEPPKATAYDTLGNPVDIDEFIFVPRYDIHAAAGHGQLVGDEKPMFTMAFRRYWIENYVTRDTKNLSVISVKGDSMEGVLNDGDTILINRSETTPRDGLYVLRINENLLVKRLQVIPGGIVNVISANEAYPAFEIDLNKMTEDVAIIGRVEWFGRII; encoded by the coding sequence ATGGATACCTTTAAAGACAGACTGGCTTTTCTATGGAAAGATGAAGCACGACAAGCCAAAATCGCGGCCGATATCGATATGACCATCGCCGGCTTCAGCCGCATCTGGAACGAGGGCGGATTACCCAAATCCGAAACCCTGAAAAAAATCAAACAGCTCAAAGGATGCAGCATAGACTGGCTTCTGACGGGAGAAGGAGAGCCGTTTCCCAATACCGAGCCGCCTAAAGCCACCGCTTACGACACTTTGGGCAATCCGGTCGATATTGACGAATTTATCTTCGTTCCGCGCTACGACATCCATGCCGCCGCAGGACACGGACAGCTTGTCGGCGATGAAAAACCCATGTTTACCATGGCATTCCGCCGTTACTGGATTGAAAACTACGTTACCCGCGACACCAAAAACCTGTCGGTCATTTCCGTCAAAGGCGACTCTATGGAAGGCGTCCTGAACGACGGGGATACCATCCTCATCAACCGCAGCGAAACCACCCCGCGCGATGGGTTATATGTTCTGCGTATCAATGAAAATCTTTTGGTGAAACGGCTGCAAGTCATACCCGGCGGCATCGTCAACGTTATCTCCGCCAACGAAGCCTATCCGGCCTTTGAAATCGATTTAAACAAAATGACCGAAGATGTTGCCATCATCGGCCGCGTGGAATGGTTTGGACGGATTATCTGA
- the erpA gene encoding iron-sulfur cluster insertion protein ErpA, with protein MSDESPIIFTESCCTKVADLIAEENNPDLKLRVFVNGGGCSGFQYGFTFDEIKNDDDFEIQKNGLTFLVDPMSYQYLVGAEIDYTESLQGSQFVIRNPNAETTCGCGSSFSV; from the coding sequence ATGTCAGACGAAAGCCCTATCATTTTTACAGAAAGCTGCTGCACCAAAGTAGCTGATTTAATTGCCGAAGAAAACAATCCCGACTTGAAACTGCGCGTATTCGTCAACGGCGGCGGCTGCTCAGGCTTCCAATACGGTTTTACCTTTGACGAAATCAAAAACGATGACGATTTTGAAATCCAAAAAAACGGGCTGACTTTCTTGGTCGATCCGATGAGCTATCAATATTTGGTCGGCGCGGAAATCGACTACACCGAAAGCCTGCAAGGTTCCCAATTCGTTATCCGCAATCCGAATGCGGAGACCACTTGCGGTTGCGGTTCTTCATTTTCCGTCTAA
- a CDS encoding helix-turn-helix domain-containing protein, whose amino-acid sequence MSKYTLHFKYQAVLHYLHIRSQQRTADHYGISRTHLRRWIRAYQEGGIGALEHPQSKTMPQHRKNPFIADKPDQEKTQAELIEELCYMRAEVAYLKELKALSQKQTAKDKAKPSKH is encoded by the coding sequence ATGAGCAAATATACATTACACTTCAAATACCAAGCCGTACTCCACTACCTGCATATACGCAGCCAACAACGTACCGCAGACCACTACGGCATTTCCCGAACCCACCTGAGACGATGGATACGCGCCTATCAAGAAGGCGGTATCGGCGCACTCGAACATCCCCAATCCAAAACCATGCCCCAACACCGCAAAAACCCCTTCATCGCAGATAAACCCGACCAAGAAAAAACACAGGCAGAGCTTATTGAAGAACTGTGCTATATGCGCGCAGAGGTCGCCTACCTAAAGGAGTTAAAAGCCCTCAGCCAAAAGCAGACCGCAAAGGACAAAGCCAAACCGTCCAAACACTGA
- a CDS encoding IS3 family transposase → MLYARRGRLPKGVKSPQPKADRKGQSQTVQTLRAQHPLKYLLHIANLPKSSFYYHHQDRPDPEAADKALLVETYRRHKGRYGQRRIAAALGWNRKKVARLMKQMELKALIRAKKAYRHPAMGEISEHLLKRRFKARKPNEKWLTDVTELKGKDGKLYLSPILDLFNREIVAYAMSRRADSEMVKEMLEKAAPRLTAKGTMLHSDQGVLYRTSGYRELLAEYSMVQSMSRKANCWDNAPMESFFAVLKTECFYNAGELTVDELMKQIDDYMDYYNRERCSLKLKKLSPVAYRTQLAQSA, encoded by the coding sequence GTGCTATATGCGCGCAGAGGTCGCCTACCTAAAGGAGTTAAAAGCCCTCAGCCAAAAGCAGACCGCAAAGGACAAAGCCAAACCGTCCAAACACTGAGGGCGCAACACCCGCTCAAATACCTGCTGCACATCGCAAACCTGCCCAAAAGCAGCTTTTACTACCATCACCAAGACCGACCCGATCCCGAAGCAGCCGACAAAGCCCTCCTTGTCGAAACCTACCGGCGGCATAAAGGACGCTACGGACAAAGGCGCATTGCCGCAGCATTGGGTTGGAACCGCAAAAAAGTGGCGCGGTTGATGAAGCAGATGGAACTGAAAGCCCTCATACGGGCGAAAAAAGCCTACCGCCATCCCGCCATGGGCGAAATATCGGAACACCTCCTCAAACGCCGGTTCAAAGCCCGAAAGCCCAACGAAAAATGGCTGACCGACGTTACCGAACTCAAAGGGAAGGACGGCAAACTGTACCTCTCGCCAATCTTGGACTTGTTCAACCGCGAGATCGTCGCCTACGCCATGAGCCGCAGAGCCGACAGCGAAATGGTGAAGGAAATGCTCGAAAAAGCCGCCCCCCGTCTGACTGCTAAAGGAACGATGCTGCATTCGGACCAAGGCGTGCTGTACCGTACGTCGGGATATAGGGAATTGCTTGCGGAGTATTCCATGGTTCAAAGCATGTCGCGAAAGGCGAACTGTTGGGACAATGCGCCGATGGAAAGCTTCTTTGCGGTGTTAAAGACGGAGTGTTTCTATAACGCAGGTGAATTGACGGTAGATGAATTGATGAAGCAGATAGATGACTATATGGATTACTACAACCGGGAGCGTTGCAGTTTGAAATTGAAAAAGCTGAGTCCTGTCGCATACAGAACCCAGCTTGCACAGAGCGCCTGA
- a CDS encoding ABC transporter ATP-binding protein → MITIRNVSFHIGGNPILNNVSLDIPEGGITALIGPNGAGKSTLLSFMARLRPLEQGSISYAGKDVSTTPTAELAKTLSILTQENSVMSRITVRDLLMFGRYPYHQGRPTPEDLAIVENALSEFKLDSFANRYLTELSGGQRQRAMIAMVFCQSTDYVLLDEPLNNLDMYHARALMQLLQRLTREHKRTTVVVLHDINQAAAYADHVVAMKNGQVAMTGAPNDIFTAENIKDLFDMDVDVLDYQGKKLVIHHV, encoded by the coding sequence ATGATTACCATCCGCAACGTCAGCTTCCACATCGGCGGCAACCCCATCCTCAACAACGTCAGCCTCGACATCCCCGAAGGCGGCATCACCGCGCTCATCGGTCCAAACGGCGCAGGCAAATCCACGCTCCTCTCCTTCATGGCGCGCCTCCGCCCGCTGGAACAGGGTAGCATCAGTTACGCCGGCAAAGATGTTTCGACCACGCCCACCGCCGAGCTGGCAAAAACGCTCTCCATCCTAACCCAAGAAAACAGCGTCATGAGCCGCATTACCGTGCGCGACCTGCTCATGTTCGGGCGTTACCCCTACCACCAAGGCAGGCCGACCCCCGAAGACCTCGCCATCGTCGAAAACGCACTTTCTGAGTTCAAACTGGACAGCTTCGCCAACCGCTACCTGACTGAACTCTCCGGCGGACAACGCCAACGCGCCATGATTGCCATGGTCTTCTGCCAAAGCACCGATTACGTCCTCTTGGACGAACCGCTCAACAACCTCGATATGTACCACGCCCGCGCCCTCATGCAGCTGCTCCAGCGGCTGACCCGCGAACACAAACGCACCACCGTCGTCGTCCTGCACGACATCAACCAAGCCGCCGCCTACGCCGACCACGTCGTCGCCATGAAAAACGGACAAGTCGCCATGACCGGCGCGCCGAACGACATCTTTACCGCTGAAAATATTAAAGATTTGTTTGATATGGATGTGGACGTATTGGACTATCAGGGCAAGAAGCTGGTTATCCATCACGTTTGA
- a CDS encoding FmdE family protein, whose product MTQEHFPEFFEQAPTLTVQDALAEFLGAAEEGIMQYRYADAVRLCGHSCPTVAGAYLMTLKGLKALYGSDLPQRGGIEAAMQGARDEGTVGVTASVVQLLTGAAPETGFGGVGPQGRFVRRNLLSFDADIEGTLTLRRKDNGKTVAVSLNAAMQPFAPEMRDIMPKAVSGTATVEELKRFGELWQARVKAFLIDLADNPQFVIVREI is encoded by the coding sequence ATGACTCAAGAACACTTTCCCGAATTTTTCGAGCAAGCCCCGACGCTGACCGTCCAAGACGCGCTCGCCGAATTTCTCGGCGCGGCAGAGGAGGGCATCATGCAGTATCGCTACGCCGATGCCGTCCGCCTGTGCGGACACTCCTGCCCCACCGTCGCAGGCGCGTACCTCATGACGCTTAAAGGCCTGAAAGCACTTTACGGCAGCGACCTGCCGCAGCGCGGCGGAATCGAAGCCGCCATGCAGGGCGCGCGCGACGAAGGCACGGTCGGCGTTACCGCATCCGTCGTCCAACTCTTAACCGGCGCCGCTCCCGAAACCGGCTTCGGCGGCGTCGGCCCGCAAGGACGCTTCGTCCGTCGCAACCTGTTGAGTTTCGATGCCGACATCGAAGGCACGCTGACCCTGCGCCGCAAAGACAACGGCAAAACCGTCGCCGTCAGCCTCAACGCCGCCATGCAGCCCTTCGCCCCCGAAATGCGCGACATCATGCCCAAAGCCGTCAGCGGCACCGCCACCGTAGAAGAACTCAAACGTTTCGGCGAACTCTGGCAGGCGCGTGTTAAAGCCTTCTTGATTGATTTGGCAGACAATCCCCAATTCGTCATCGTTCGCGAAATCTGA
- a CDS encoding acyltransferase family protein — translation MSKVLKYRPDLDGIRALAVLSVIIFHIDPQWLPGGFLGVDMFFVLSGYLITTIISREIRDGSFSFLEFYKRRAKRILPVFACVLLCTTVVAAIFFLSFDLRQYVKSAVYALLFAANLFFARRGGYFDADATEKPLQHIWSLSLEEQFYFIFPALLILFFRISKRRNVRTFILLLIVISLFSALLPTLGMEAYFLPHVRAYELLVGSLFAFIPPAEQNDKASTPLFGWLMMAVIAATLVLPYGVLPGAGNIERLLCCLAVGGLIYSGKSLQMQEGFNTSKLLSLKPVVFIGLISYSLYLWHWVVLALMRYIYMDAQLPLAASALAVIIMLLLSVLSYYFVETPARKAKNFTTAKFKWSMAAYFALLIPAATYLMTAKPAAFESSLYKADESKICADTLTKTDCAVGAANQKPEVLVIGDSHAAHLSPFLDIVGKKEGWSADVITSNSCATAFGFVLPDSDRRADRCNPYNRFIEQKTKDYPVIIISQRWFLHTAKPEFLERFNTMLEDLVKAGKKVYVLADTPMDGQLPLRRYYLRQKLGIDINYVSEDKKAEIRDSAKSEDEVEKIVKQHRGVQWVDFMQYIPADKLIDGLPVYFDTNHLNPFGSSKIAEMFINDKRTLLK, via the coding sequence ATGAGTAAAGTGTTGAAATACCGTCCTGATTTGGACGGGATACGGGCATTGGCCGTTTTATCCGTCATCATATTTCATATCGATCCCCAATGGCTGCCGGGTGGTTTTTTGGGCGTGGATATGTTTTTCGTGTTGTCGGGATATTTGATCACGACCATTATCAGCCGCGAGATTCGCGACGGCAGTTTTTCGTTTCTTGAGTTTTACAAACGCCGCGCCAAACGCATTTTGCCTGTCTTTGCCTGTGTATTGCTTTGCACGACGGTCGTTGCCGCCATTTTCTTTTTGTCTTTCGATTTGCGCCAATACGTCAAATCCGCCGTCTATGCCTTGCTGTTTGCCGCCAACCTGTTCTTTGCCCGCCGCGGCGGCTATTTTGATGCGGATGCGACGGAAAAGCCGTTGCAGCACATTTGGTCGCTGTCGTTGGAAGAACAGTTTTACTTTATTTTCCCCGCGTTGCTGATTTTGTTTTTCCGTATCAGCAAACGGCGCAATGTGCGGACGTTTATCCTTTTGCTGATTGTCATCAGCCTGTTTTCCGCGCTGTTGCCGACTTTGGGCATGGAGGCGTATTTCCTGCCGCATGTGCGTGCTTATGAGCTGCTTGTCGGTTCGCTTTTTGCCTTCATTCCGCCTGCCGAACAAAACGATAAAGCCAGTACGCCGCTATTCGGATGGCTGATGATGGCGGTCATCGCCGCCACGCTGGTGCTGCCCTACGGCGTCCTGCCCGGCGCGGGAAATATCGAACGGCTGCTTTGCTGTCTGGCGGTCGGCGGTTTGATTTATTCGGGCAAATCATTGCAGATGCAGGAAGGTTTCAATACGTCCAAACTGTTGAGCCTCAAGCCGGTGGTGTTTATCGGGTTGATTTCGTATTCGCTGTATTTGTGGCACTGGGTGGTGTTGGCGCTCATGCGCTACATTTATATGGACGCGCAGCTTCCGCTTGCCGCATCGGCGCTGGCAGTCATCATCATGCTGCTGTTGTCGGTGTTGTCTTATTATTTTGTGGAAACGCCGGCGCGGAAGGCGAAGAATTTTACGACGGCGAAATTCAAATGGAGCATGGCGGCTTATTTCGCGCTGCTGATTCCTGCGGCAACCTACCTGATGACCGCCAAACCCGCCGCGTTTGAAAGCAGTTTGTACAAGGCCGATGAAAGCAAAATTTGCGCGGACACGCTGACCAAAACCGACTGCGCCGTCGGCGCGGCAAACCAAAAACCTGAAGTTTTGGTCATCGGCGATTCGCATGCCGCCCATTTGAGCCCGTTCCTCGACATCGTCGGCAAAAAAGAAGGCTGGTCAGCAGACGTTATCACGTCCAACAGCTGCGCCACCGCGTTCGGATTTGTCCTGCCCGACAGCGACCGCCGCGCCGACCGCTGTAATCCATATAACAGGTTTATCGAACAAAAAACCAAAGACTATCCTGTCATCATCATTTCGCAACGCTGGTTCCTCCATACCGCCAAACCGGAATTTTTGGAACGGTTCAACACAATGCTGGAGGATTTGGTGAAGGCGGGCAAAAAAGTGTACGTTTTGGCCGATACGCCTATGGACGGGCAGTTGCCGTTGCGGCGTTATTATCTGAGACAAAAGCTCGGTATCGACATCAATTATGTTTCAGAGGATAAAAAGGCAGAAATCCGCGATTCCGCCAAGTCTGAAGACGAAGTCGAAAAAATCGTGAAGCAGCACCGCGGCGTGCAGTGGGTGGACTTTATGCAGTACATCCCCGCGGACAAACTCATAGACGGGCTGCCGGTGTATTTCGATACCAACCACCTCAACCCGTTCGGTTCAAGTAAAATTGCCGAAATGTTTATCAACGATAAACGCACCCTGTTGAAATAA
- a CDS encoding iron chelate uptake ABC transporter family permease subunit: MSSENKRSALRSNKVAFMQGSSRPLWAAFVLLLACCTLFLTLNIQGDWDFVLQLRLTKLAALLLVAYAVGVSTQLFQTLTNNPILTPSILGFDSLYVFLQTLLLFALGGVGYTSLPLTGKFGFELVMMMGGSLLLFYTLIRQSGRDLSRMILIGVIFGILFRSLSSLLTRMIDPEEFTAAQANMFANFNTIHSELLGVGALILLASAVVVWRERHRLDVHLLGRDQTINLGINYTRNTLWLLLWIAALVATATAVVGPVSFFGLLAAALANHFAPSVRHSVRLPMTVCVGGILLVGGQTVFEHLLGMKAVLSVVVEFAGGLVFLYLVLKRKR, translated from the coding sequence ATGTCGTCTGAAAACAAGCGTAGCGCGCTTCGCTCGAACAAGGTTGCGTTTATGCAGGGTTCTTCCCGTCCGCTGTGGGCGGCGTTTGTCTTGCTGCTCGCTTGTTGCACCTTGTTCCTGACTTTGAACATCCAAGGCGATTGGGATTTTGTGTTGCAGTTGCGGCTGACCAAGCTGGCGGCTTTGCTGCTGGTGGCGTATGCGGTCGGGGTTTCGACCCAGCTTTTCCAAACGTTGACGAACAACCCGATCCTTACACCTTCGATTTTGGGCTTCGACTCGCTGTATGTGTTTTTGCAAACGCTTTTGCTGTTTGCTTTGGGCGGGGTGGGCTATACGTCGCTGCCGCTGACGGGCAAGTTCGGCTTTGAGCTGGTGATGATGATGGGCGGCTCGCTGCTTTTGTTTTACACGCTCATCCGGCAGAGCGGACGCGATTTGTCGCGCATGATTTTGATCGGTGTGATTTTCGGGATTTTGTTCCGCAGCCTCTCTTCGCTGCTGACGCGCATGATTGATCCGGAGGAATTTACGGCGGCGCAGGCGAATATGTTTGCGAACTTCAATACCATCCACAGCGAGCTTTTGGGCGTGGGCGCGCTGATTCTGCTGGCGAGCGCAGTGGTGGTTTGGCGCGAGCGGCACCGTCTGGACGTCCATCTTTTGGGGCGCGACCAAACGATTAATTTGGGCATAAACTACACGCGCAATACTTTGTGGCTGCTGCTTTGGATTGCCGCGCTCGTGGCGACGGCGACGGCGGTGGTCGGGCCGGTCAGCTTCTTCGGCCTTCTGGCTGCTGCGCTTGCCAACCATTTTGCCCCGAGCGTGCGCCATAGCGTGCGGCTGCCGATGACGGTGTGCGTCGGCGGCATCCTGCTGGTCGGCGGGCAAACCGTGTTCGAACACCTGCTCGGCATGAAGGCGGTGTTGAGCGTAGTGGTTGAATTTGCGGGCGGGCTGGTGTTTTTATATTTGGTGCTGAAACGCAAGCGATAG